The sequence GATCCCGTGGATCGTACTCATCCAGATGTTCATGATGATTCTCTTGTCATGGAGGCTATGAAATCAACTCTTCGTAAGTTATTTACATATTGCAGTAGTTcttttattaatataaattcTTTAACGACTGCTATGGTTTTTTGAGGGTACCCGTAACATCTGTGGACCTTTAGGAAGAGAATGCTGAGCCACCTGAAACAGTTTCTGACTTTATATGACTCTGAAAGTATGCCTTTTAAGAGGAACTAATCTTGTCTTCAATTGATGGTTATCCATGTAGAAACAGATGGAAGTACACCTAAATCAAACAACTCTGCTACTATTTCAACAGAAAGCCATCCTGATTTAAACAGTTCAAGTACTGTTTCAAAAGAAAGCCATCCTGATTTAAACACTTCAAGTACTATTTCAAAAGAAAGCAACCTTGGCATGGTGAATGCATCAAATCCagagaataaaaaggaaacaaattcAAGTCATGTAGAAACAGTTATCAAGTTGCCTACAAGCACAGACAATTCTTCTGTGAAAAATGTGTCAGAGGAGACTGTTAATGCAGTGAATGCAACTAGTTCTCGGAGACGACTTTTGGAAGACAAAAACTTGAGCGAATCACTGGAGGTTGGTTctgaatccaaaaataataGTGAGGATGTTCCTATTGCAACCGTAGAAAATGATGGACGTCTGGAAGGAGATGCCGATTCATCTTTTGATTTATTCCGTAACAGTGATGAACTGGCCGATGAGTATAGTTATGACTATGATGATTATGTTGATGAATCAATGTGGGGAGATGAAGAGTGGACTGAAGAGCAACATGAGAAGCTGGAGGATTATGTCAATGTTGATGCCCACATTCTCTGCACTCCTGTGAGTTTTCACTTTAACGTTTCTTCATTTCACATGCATGCACACACTGCACAGGCATCAAGTATGTATGTAAGCATGAATGTTAGTTATGAATATTGCCAGATGCAAGTTAAATTGGTTGATGGGGATatgtttcttattttcatCAGGTCATAGCGGACATTGATAATGATGGAGTATCAGAAATGGTTGTTGCTGTATCTTACTTCTTTGATCATGAGTGAGTTCTCTTCCTTAGTGTCAAaactcttctttctttacaGTTGGAATCATATATTAATGATGAATGGTAACTTGTCTAACATTAAACTGAAAAAAAtggttgtttgtttgtgtggAAGTCAATCCCATTACCTGTAACACTTCTATTCCCATTTAAAGAGTCTACCTCCTGATATTAGAGGATTTGTGCAGTGTAGGCTCTGGAAAGGCAAGTCTTTTCTGTACATGATGTACATTagaaaatttatcaaaatgagcatatattttaattaatggtCTGAAAGTAATCTGCCACCTTGTAAATTGGCAGGTATTATGACAACCCAGAGCGTATGAAGGAATTAGGTGACATTGATATTGGAAAGTATGTAGCTGGTTCTATTGTTGTATTCAATCTTGACACAAAGCAAGTAAAGTGGACTGCTGAACTAGATCTGAGTACAGAGACTGGGCAGTTCCGTGCTCATATATATTCTTCTCCAACTGTTGTGGATTTGGATGGTGATGGGAATCTGGACATTCTAGTCGGGACTTCCTTTGGCTTGTTTTATGCCTTGGATCATCATGGTGACCTAACTTTTCTTATCCTCATTCCTGACTTTGCTGACATATTTAGCTCAAAATGCATGAGTTGCTATAAATTCTGCTCCAGTTATATAAGATGCTGGATTATCTTTTTGTTACATACAGATCTTTTTTTCTCAGTGATGTGGTAACTAAATTGTTTCTCTTGTTCAGGCAAGGTAAGGGAAAAATTTCCTCTTGAAATGGCTGAAATTCAAGGagctgttgttgctgctgatATCAATGATGATGGAAAAATTGAACTAGTGACTACTGATACTCATGGAAATGTTGCTGCATGGACTCCACAAGGAGTAGAGATTTGGGAAACGCATCTTAAGAGTCTAGTTCCCCAGGTACATtgcagttttcattttatattaagTTGTGTGGGAATGGGAACATCATGCCATATTTGGGGGACCAGATCTTTTGCACTATAATTGATCAATTGTTTTCTGATTGTTTTTCCTGCTCTGGACCCGGTGATGTTAATTTACCATCTTGTTAGATGGCTTATCTGTTGTAAACTTGTGCGCACAAATTTGTGATTCTTATTTAATCAAGAACTGTGAGCATCTTGGTTCTACGTATTAATGCTATCAATATTTCAACCTGTGTGATTTCATTTACATTAACACTTGGATTATTCATTTCTGGGCACCGTCAAAGTAAATCTTATTATATTTCACAGTGGTGCAATCTGATGCATAGTTGTTGTGTTCCTCAGGGTCCCACTATTGGTGATGTTGATGGGGATGGCCATACTGATGTTGTGGTTCCAACCCTGTCAGGGAACATATATGTTCTCAGTGGCAAAGATGGGTCAATTGTTCGTCCATATCCATATAGAACTCATGGAAGAGTTATGAATCAAGTTCTTCTAGTTGATTTAAGtaaaaaaggagagaagaagaagggacTCACCCTTGTTACAACTTCATTTGATGGATACTTATACATAATTGATGGACCAACATCATGCACAGATGTTGTCGATATTGGCGAAACTTCGTAAGTTTTTTGTGTAAATCCTTCAATGTTCGATTAGTTCTCCCCATTTCAATGGTTTACCTGAAACATTAATCTCCGCATGACAGATATAGCATGGTCTTGGCAGACAATGTTGATGGTGGAGACGATCTCGATCTTATTGTTTCAACCATGAATGGCAATGTCTTTTGCTTCTCGACTCCTGCTTCACATCATCCCCTCAAGGCAGGATAGAACTGAAGCTGAATCTGTGGATAATTTCTTCTGttgtattcagttttatttttcatatcttaatttgttttaattatcttTACCATGTTGTCCTTTCTCAGGCATGGAGATTACCTAATCAAGGACGAAATCATGTTGCAAATAGGTACAACCGTGAAGGTGTCTTTGTTTCACATTCATCGAGAGCCTTCCGTGATGAAGAGGGCAAAAACTTCTGGGTGGAGATTGAGATTATAGATGGCTATAGATACCCATCTGGGTTGCAAGTACCATATAATGTCACGGTAAGTGGCTCCATGCCACCATATATTgttcaactctctctctctctctctctctctctctcaaaataagtttttgtttctttcaaaCTATGTAGACAACCTTGTTAGTGCCCGGTAACTAccaaggagagagaaggataGTGGTAAACCAGATCTTCAATCGTCCTGGAAAATACCGTATAAAGCTTCCAACAGTTGGTGTAAGGACAACAGGGACTGTTATGGTGGAGATGGTTGACAAGAACGGACTCTACTTTTCAGATGAGTTCTCCCTCACATTCCATATGTATTACTACAGACTGTTGAAGTGGCTGCTCGTCCTACCGATGATTGGAATGTTCGGCGTGCTTGTAATCCTTCGTCCTCAGGAAGCTGTGCCTTTGCCATCATTTTCGCGGAACACTGACTAAATGTTGGACCTTTATCAATACAAGACACAAGCCAAGCTTCACGGAACATGATATACATTATCACCTGAGCAATCGCAGAAACCATGGCCGCACTCGAGTGAATACCTTTTTAATGGCCAAGCTCAGATTGATCTTGGTTGGCCCAAAATGTATGTGGCCCAAAAAGACTCAGTTTTGACTTGAGCAATACATGTCGGAACTTGTAACATAGTCGAATATGAGTTATGGACAAGAAGTTTTTGACTACCAATTTGAAGTTTTACGTTCGTAATTGTTCAGAGGATAATATAATGCAAAGCTATTGgatatttatttacaaaaacatcTCTCGCAAATCTCTTATGGTCGATTGATTCCAATGGCATCCAAAGAGTAAAAAAGTAATTTGATTTCAACCATTTATTTGCTCAGTTAGGCCATCAGTCTGTTTCTATTTGCTCAATGAAATTCCAAGTTTCATATTCGATCTGTAACCGATCTCCTAGGACAAATATGAACCTAACTgatgcccaaaaaaaaaaaaatagaaaaaaaaaaaaagagctatCGCAGATTGAAGCCAacataaacaaacccaaatgGCAATTCTGAATATCCCTTGTCTATATTTTGCACTCAATATAAGAAACATGTTCAAAATTACAGAGTAAATCAGAAAATACAGCCACCAAACTTATAGACCAGTAAGTAACAGTTCAGTGCAGAACTGAGAAGATACCAGTTTAGATTTAGAATCCCTGCAAGACAGGCCTCTTCCCCAGCCGCTTGATCTCTTTGTCCATATTACCAGTAAGCATCAAAGCGAACATCTTGAAATCGCAAATGAGAGACCAAAATGGATGCCCAAACGTAGCAGGAACATTCCCTTCCACGAAAAAATGGCTGTACCATGCACATCCATACCCAGCTAAAGgcacaagaaacaaaagccACCAATTAAACAGCAGCGagcagaggaagaagaagatagaaaCAAGGGTCCCCACAAAATGCCAACGCCTTGTCGATGGCTTCGAGTGCTGGTTCATGTAGAAGGCCCAGAACTCCTCCAAGCTCCTGAAATTCATATCTTCAAGTGAATTAAAGACCAACCCAATTCAGCAAAACCTTGTTGAATGAAAACCCAAGTAGCAGATAAtcaaaattttggatttaGCAAAACCCAAGTAGAAAAGCTGCTATCTTTATTCGGACAATCTTCAAGAATATGATTTCGAGTCTTATCAGGTTCAGACAGGACGATGATGATACCGAGATACAGAGCAAGAAAATCTTCAGGATGATacgaataaaaaaaaaaatctggaatTTTGATTGATATTTTGTGGTGGACCGTGAAGGTGTTTGTATAAGAACTGTACAGAGCAGCGAGAAAAATCTCATTAAAGGGTGAATACTTTCTCTCATCGGTCATGACTCATCAGTTTGTgtggtaaattaataaaaaaatagtaggTTTAGGGTCTCGTCCACGTCACCCACTTTGGACTTATCAtcgtatttttgttttgcctttttttcttggatttaacaacatattattatataataagTTCTTGATTTAGCAGGTAGCTAAGAAAAAAGATAGTTGAAgagtttttaatattttattatttaatccAAATTACATGAACATGACTGCGTCATCCAAGTGCAAATCACACTCTTGTTTTAttggccaattttttttaatttttggatgaatttggccattggaggaaaatacaaaaaagaataaaagaataaaaactaAACTTTACTGACAAAATTATTGGCTAGCCGTTATGAACCACGTCACCGCCACcatgtttatgatttttttcagGGAAACAAATTTAATCATTTGCACCGACACATATTGAGTGTAATGATTGTCATTGCATCatatgaattattttacggATCATTTCTCTAATATAGGTTGAACCTAAATATGTATGTAAACctcatttgtattaaaaatgtcatcaataataaaatcagTAGATATGGTA comes from Prunus dulcis chromosome 6, ALMONDv2, whole genome shotgun sequence and encodes:
- the LOC117630842 gene encoding protein DEFECTIVE IN EXINE FORMATION 1 isoform X2; the encoded protein is MKSTAVRAFLICLILCAGSGFVHGEEPAENKFREREASDDSLGYPNIDEDALLNTQCPAKLELRWQTEVSSSIYATPLIADINSDGKLEIVVPSFVHYLEVLEGSDGDKHPGWPAFHQSTVHASPLLYDIDKDGVREITLATYNGEVLFFRVSGYMMVDKLVVPRRKVKKNWYGGLHPDPVDRTHPDVHDDSLVMEAMKSTLHGSTPKSNNSATISTESHPDLNSSSTVSKESHPDLNTSSTISKESNLGMVNASNPENKKETNSSHVETVIKLPTSTDNSSVKNVSEETVNAVNATSSRRRLLEDKNLSESLEVGSESKNNSEDVPIATVENDGRLEGDADSSFDLFRNSDELADEYSYDYDDYVDESMWGDEEWTEEQHEKLEDYVNVDAHILCTPVIADIDNDGVSEMVVAVSYFFDHEYYDNPERMKELGDIDIGKYVAGSIVVFNLDTKQVKWTAELDLSTETGQFRAHIYSSPTVVDLDGDGNLDILVGTSFGLFYALDHHGKVREKFPLEMAEIQGAVVAADINDDGKIELVTTDTHGNVAAWTPQGVEIWETHLKSLVPQGPTIGDVDGDGHTDVVVPTLSGNIYVLSGKDGSIVRPYPYRTHGRVMNQVLLVDLSKKGEKKKGLTLVTTSFDGYLYIIDGPTSCTDVVDIGETSYSMVLADNVDGGDDLDLIVSTMNGNVFCFSTPASHHPLKAWRLPNQGRNHVANRYNREGVFVSHSSRAFRDEEGKNFWVEIEIIDGYRYPSGLQVPYNVTTTLLVPGNYQGERRIVVNQIFNRPGKYRIKLPTVGVRTTGTVMVEMVDKNGLYFSDEFSLTFHMYYYRLLKWLLVLPMIGMFGVLVILRPQEAVPLPSFSRNTD
- the LOC117630842 gene encoding protein DEFECTIVE IN EXINE FORMATION 1 isoform X1, producing MKSTAVRAFLICLILCAGSGFVHGEEPAENKFREREASDDSLGYPNIDEDALLNTQCPAKLELRWQTEVSSSIYATPLIADINSDGKLEIVVPSFVHYLEVLEGSDGDKHPGWPAFHQSTVHASPLLYDIDKDGVREITLATYNGEVLFFRVSGYMMVDKLVVPRRKVKKNWYGGLHPDPVDRTHPDVHDDSLVMEAMKSTLQTDGSTPKSNNSATISTESHPDLNSSSTVSKESHPDLNTSSTISKESNLGMVNASNPENKKETNSSHVETVIKLPTSTDNSSVKNVSEETVNAVNATSSRRRLLEDKNLSESLEVGSESKNNSEDVPIATVENDGRLEGDADSSFDLFRNSDELADEYSYDYDDYVDESMWGDEEWTEEQHEKLEDYVNVDAHILCTPVIADIDNDGVSEMVVAVSYFFDHEYYDNPERMKELGDIDIGKYVAGSIVVFNLDTKQVKWTAELDLSTETGQFRAHIYSSPTVVDLDGDGNLDILVGTSFGLFYALDHHGKVREKFPLEMAEIQGAVVAADINDDGKIELVTTDTHGNVAAWTPQGVEIWETHLKSLVPQGPTIGDVDGDGHTDVVVPTLSGNIYVLSGKDGSIVRPYPYRTHGRVMNQVLLVDLSKKGEKKKGLTLVTTSFDGYLYIIDGPTSCTDVVDIGETSYSMVLADNVDGGDDLDLIVSTMNGNVFCFSTPASHHPLKAWRLPNQGRNHVANRYNREGVFVSHSSRAFRDEEGKNFWVEIEIIDGYRYPSGLQVPYNVTTTLLVPGNYQGERRIVVNQIFNRPGKYRIKLPTVGVRTTGTVMVEMVDKNGLYFSDEFSLTFHMYYYRLLKWLLVLPMIGMFGVLVILRPQEAVPLPSFSRNTD
- the LOC117630843 gene encoding uncharacterized protein LOC117630843, giving the protein MNFRSLEEFWAFYMNQHSKPSTRRWHFVGTLVSIFFFLCSLLFNWWLLFLVPLAGYGCAWYSHFFVEGNVPATFGHPFWSLICDFKMFALMLTGNMDKEIKRLGKRPVLQGF